In Daphnia pulicaria isolate SC F1-1A chromosome 9, SC_F0-13Bv2, whole genome shotgun sequence, the genomic stretch GCTGTTACAGATTGCTTTGGTTTCCCTGATGATAGCCAGTACGGTTGCCACTACGGCCAGCGACCAATATTCTTACAAGAGAGGAAGCTACAGTTACGATGATTCCTCAATTTCTGATACGGCCCACAAGGCACCCACTTACGGTTACGATAAGAAATCCAACAATAGCTACCAACCTTCTACTGAATACAACAAGAAATCAAGCTACGGTTATCCCTGGAAACCTATCTATGGCTATCAAGCAGCTTCTTACGGTTACGACAAGAAACCTAGCTACGAGTACAGCCCTCCGTCTTATGGTTACGACAAGAAACCAAGCTACGAGTACAGTCCCCCGTCTTACGGTTACGACAAGAAACATAGCTATGAATACCAACCTTCTTCTTACGGCTATAGTAAGAAACCGAGCTACGAGTACAGCCCACCTTCTTACGGATACGACAAGAAACCTGGCTATGAATACCAACAAACTCCTTATGGTTATGGTAAGGCAGCTAGCTACGAATACAGCCCTCCATCTTACGGTTACGACAAGAAGCCTAGCTACGAATACCAACCTTCTTATGGATACCAGCACCAAAAGTCAAGATACGAATACAGTCGTCCCTCTACTTACGGCTACGAAGCCAAGCCCAGCTACGAATACCAGCAGCCTTACGGTTACAATAAGAAACCAGAAAGCTACGAATACAGCCCTTCGTCTTACGGATACGAAAAATACGAGAAACCCAAATCTTATG encodes the following:
- the LOC124313305 gene encoding extensin-2-like, with protein sequence MVKFTIALVSLMIASTVATTASDQYSYKRGSYSYDDSSISDTAHKAPTYGYDKKSNNSYQPSTEYNKKSSYGYPWKPIYGYQAASYGYDKKPSYEYSPPSYGYDKKPSYEYSPPSYGYDKKHSYEYQPSSYGYSKKPSYEYSPPSYGYDKKPGYEYQQTPYGYGKAASYEYSPPSYGYDKKPSYEYQPSYGYQHQKSRYEYSRPSTYGYEAKPSYEYQQPYGYNKKPESYEYSPSSYGYEKYEKPKSYGTVYSAASY